The Hymenobacter sp. GOD-10R genome includes a window with the following:
- a CDS encoding MerC domain-containing protein yields MKSIWIRLAADYGGVLNSGLCLLHCAISPLLLAFWGVHQHTMEQWESAFLLVSGLLVVGATWRMSTKSLRVAIWGFFTLFVSAEFWQHSYPWLELVQYMASAGLIATHLLNMRYCHRACA; encoded by the coding sequence GTGAAAAGCATATGGATTCGCTTGGCCGCTGATTATGGCGGGGTCCTCAACAGCGGCCTATGCTTGCTGCACTGTGCTATTAGCCCGCTGTTGCTCGCTTTTTGGGGCGTGCACCAGCACACTATGGAACAGTGGGAAAGTGCTTTTCTACTTGTCAGTGGCTTGTTGGTAGTGGGGGCGACCTGGCGCATGTCTACCAAGAGCTTGCGCGTGGCTATTTGGGGCTTTTTCACCCTGTTTGTGAGTGCTGAATTTTGGCAGCATTCCTACCCTTGGCTAGAGCTGGTGCAGTATATGGCCTCTGCAGGGCTGATTGCCACGCATCTTCTAAATATGCGTTATTGCCACCGGGCATGTGCTTAG